One window of the Phosphitispora fastidiosa genome contains the following:
- a CDS encoding tyrosine-type recombinase/integrase, with product MNSTFQDLLQKFFLKRMMNQKNVSPETIKSYRDTFRLYVHYLRIAHKCPPYQIGMEHIEAEFILGFLEYLSNERKNQPKTINSRLAAIHAFLHFISFERPEYSAVVQRSLMIPFRKAEKRQMDFLTKEEVDSLLDACSMNEALGRRDKLMVLILYNTGVRVSELLSLKCRDVLFDGSGSLAYIHVTGKGRKDRNVPLWKVTVAFIKKYINENGLKQDDKLFINYTGDELTRSGVRYRIACLVEKAQNTSPGLKNKTISPHTFRHSTALHLLQSGVDISTIAIWLGHESINTTHKYMEADIEMKQRILEKMAEPSIGSYRYRPPDDILSFLASL from the coding sequence ATTTGCTCCAGAAGTTTTTCCTTAAAAGGATGATGAACCAAAAAAATGTATCTCCAGAGACAATCAAATCCTATAGGGATACTTTCCGGCTCTATGTACACTATTTAAGAATTGCTCACAAATGTCCGCCGTACCAAATAGGTATGGAACATATTGAAGCAGAATTCATACTAGGGTTTCTTGAATATCTAAGTAATGAAAGGAAAAACCAGCCAAAAACTATTAACAGCCGCCTGGCCGCAATCCATGCATTCCTTCACTTTATTTCCTTTGAGAGACCGGAATACAGTGCTGTTGTTCAAAGAAGCCTTATGATACCCTTCCGGAAGGCAGAAAAAAGACAGATGGACTTTCTAACGAAGGAAGAAGTTGATAGTCTGTTGGATGCTTGTTCTATGAACGAAGCACTTGGACGCCGTGACAAGTTGATGGTACTGATTCTTTACAATACCGGAGTAAGGGTATCCGAACTTCTTTCCTTGAAATGTAGGGATGTTCTGTTTGACGGTTCTGGCAGTTTAGCCTATATACATGTGACTGGCAAAGGAAGAAAAGATCGGAATGTTCCACTTTGGAAGGTAACAGTAGCATTTATTAAGAAATATATTAATGAGAATGGTCTTAAGCAAGATGATAAATTGTTCATTAATTATACTGGCGATGAGCTTACCAGGTCAGGTGTCCGGTATCGCATCGCATGTCTAGTAGAAAAAGCGCAGAATACTTCACCTGGCTTAAAAAACAAAACCATCAGCCCACACACTTTTCGGCATTCCACTGCACTTCATTTGCTTCAGTCAGGTGTTGACATCTCAACTATTGCCATATGGCTTGGACATGAGAGCATAAATACAACGCACAAATATATGGAGGCAGACATTGAGATGAAACAAAGAATACTGGAAAAAATGGCTGAACCATCTATTGGAAGCTACCGTTACAGGCCACCCGATGATATTCTATCCTTCCTTGCCTCGCTATAG